In Euphorbia lathyris chromosome 9, ddEupLath1.1, whole genome shotgun sequence, the following are encoded in one genomic region:
- the LOC136207295 gene encoding uncharacterized protein: MLSTKRGEVELVLKSHEDCNKELTLKKKQLGKIEKLIEERNEELKSDTAKLGLLKMKLEECCKDLSVKNDQLESVQKSLQVRCNEPEVKEKEVETVKISSESLNIEIELKEKELTTKKKQPATIAKSIEERKGELQFEDTKFLSLKEKFEKCCKDLSEKTEELELVRNELEVREPELEKVKSCFTNCKEELELKQKDLAIVNNSISDFNSELEVKQKQLDTLQRLSKDYSTELDSKVRKLRAIENSVDKCQIDLDLKNKEFDTTQRVIQECMKELDLKQKKLTEFQKKIEESSDVLSSKEKHLDSIKALIGQNTEVLEAKQKQYGVINTEINNCFEVLKVKLKHLDSVSEELDSKEKQHDVINNAINKCSAELSVKQTELQLIDKSIIERSSELQRKEEKFNAIQESIRERNEELELKEKVVKSIKMFITERREQLVSVEKSLTECSEELESKKKYLDLVKTSLKQCCNDLASKEAEANSMQKKICGFRKDHEQRENHFDALKTSLEERSTKLEMKEKQFEARLKEFEAIYQNRQALEPLEQKSHLQACEPDNSATGKSQSSTSNDENTSPLILSDMGDHDLVPNEVVAALKLSPDPAEFVLSLMQESYSQQCRNGGAGPDTSVGNKILLLEKLIEVSPIINPIVQAKAVKLAVSWKENLSLETEKSMEVCSFLLFLAAYRLVHCFGGKEILRLLLVVSDQRHAPDICRLLSFTIRLLRLSRFFWEKSSIQMQLDLSVLSGCLLHMFPLEDILLNWVEHIKGKARDEELIALKAILQCISVYKLQHRYDAQNTFHRVLVRRMHELEMGKQCSRPSPLPLVPALGAQLPQKSGYCQNVDVSSSKDETFPALIQ, translated from the exons ATGCTTAGCACGAAAAGGGGGGAAGTTGAATTGGTGCTAAAGAGCCATGAAGATTGTAACAAAGAGCTTACTTTGAAGAAGAAGCAATTAGGTAAAATTGAGAAGTTAATAGAAGAACGAAATGAAGAGCTCAAATCAGACACGGCAAAGTTGGGTTTGTTAAAAATGAAGCTTGAAGAGTGTTGCAAGGATCTTTCTGTAAAAAATGATCAGTTGGAGTCCGTGCAGAAGTCACTTCAAGTTCGCTGTAATGAGCCtgaggtgaaagaaaaagaagttgaaACTGTCAAAATTTCTTCTGAAAGCTTGAATATTGAAATTGAGCTGAAAGAAAAGGAGCTCACCACGAAAAAGAAGCAACCGGCTACAATTGCTAAATCGATAGAAGAACGCAAAGGGGAGCTCCAATTTGAAGATACCAAATTTCTTTCACTGAAAGAAAAGTTTGAGAAATGTTGCAAGGACCTTTCTGAGAAAACTGAGGAATTAGAATTAGTGCGGAATGAGCTTGAAGTGAGAGAACCAGAACTAGAAAAGGTGAAAAGTTGCTTTACAAATTGTAAAGAAGAGCTTGAGCTGAAACAGAAGGATTTGGCTATTGTAAACAATTCGATTAGTGATTTTAACAGCGAGCTTGAGGTGAAGCAGAAGCAGTTGGATACACTGCAGAGATTAAGTAAAGATTACTCTACTGAACTTGATTCAAAAGTGAGAAAACTGCGTGCAATCGAAAACTCAGTTGACAAGTGTCAAATTGATCTTGATTTGAAAAATAAGGAATTTGATACaacccaaagagttattcaggAGTGCATGAAAGAGCTCGATTTGAAACAGAAAAAACTCACTGAATTCCAGAAAAAGATTGAGGAGAGTTCAGACGTTCTTTCTTCAAAAGAGAAACATCTTGATTCAATTAAAGCGTTGATAGGTCAGAACACAGAAGTGCTTGAAGCTAAACAGAAGCAGTATGGTGTAATAAATACAGAAATCAATAATTGCTTCGAAGTTCTCAAAGTGAAACTGAAACATCTTGATTCAGTTTCTGAAGAACTTGACTCTAAAGAGAAGCAGCATGATGTGATAAATAATGCTATCAACAAATGCTCCGCGGAGCTCTCAGTGAAACAAACAGAGTTACAGTTAATTGACAAGTCTATTATTGAGCGCTCGTCAGAACTTCAACGGAAAGAGGAGAAATTCAATGCTATACAAGAATCCATTAGAGAAAGAAATGAAGAACTTGAATTGAAGGAGAAAGTAGTGAAGTCAATCAAAATGTTCATCACAGAGAGAAGGGAACAACTAGTCTCAGTTGAAAAATCATTAACAGAATGCTCTGAGGAGCTTGAGTCAAAAAAGAAGTACCTTGATTTGGTGAAAACATCCTTGAAGCAATGCTGCAATGACCTTGCTTCAAAAGAGGCAGAAGCCAATTCAATGCAAAAAAAGATTTGTGGATTTCGTAAAGACCACGAACAAAGGGAAAATCACTTTGATGCACTTAAAACAAGTTTGGAAGAACGCTCAACCAAACTTGAAATGAAAGAGAAACAGTTTGAAGCACGTCTCAAGGAGTTTGAAGCTATTTATCAGAACAGGCAGGCACTTGAACCTC TTGAGCAAAAGTCTCATCTCCAAGCATGTGAACCAGATAATTCTGCAACCGGAAAGTCTCAGTCTAGTACTAGCAATGATGAAAATACTTCTCCATTGATTCTAAGTGACATGGGTGATCACGATTTGGTGCCAAATGAAGTTGTAGCTGCTCTTAAGTTGTCTCCAGACCCAGCAGAATTTGTTTTAAGTTTGATGCAGGAATCATATTCCCAGCAGTGCAGAAATGGTGGTGCAGGACCGGATACAAGTGTCGGGAATAAGATTTTATTATTGGAGAAGCTAATTGAAGTCTCACCAATAATAAATCCTATAGTGCAAGCAAAAGCTGTAAAGCTTGCAGTTTCCTGGAAAGAAAATCTAAGTTTGGAAACTGAGAAATCCATGGAAGTTTGTTCTTTTCTACTGTTTTTGGCTGCATATAGACTCGTGCATTGTTTCGGAGGAAAGGAGATCTTAAGACTTCTTCTGGTTGTTTCTGATCAGAGACATGCTCCTGATATATGTCGACTCCTATCTTTCACGATAAGACTCCTG AGATTATCCAGATTCTTTTGGGAAAAAAGCAGTATACAGATGCAGCTAGATTTATCAGTGCTTTCGGGCTGCTTGCTTCACATGTTTCCGCTGGAAGACATTCTGCTAAACTGGGTGGAGCATATAAAG GGAAAGGCCAGAGACGAAGAATTAATTGCTCTTAAAGCCATACTACAATGCATATCAGTTTACAAGCTGCAACACAGATATGATGCACAGAACACTTTTCACCGCGTTCTTGTTCGCCGCATGCATGAGCTGGAAATGGGAAAGCAATGCAGCAGACCTTCCCCGTTGCCACTAGTCCCTGCCCTCGGAGCTCAACTGCCACAGAAGAGTGGATACTGTCAGAATGTTGATGTTTCTAGCTCCAAAGATGAGACATTTCCTGCTTTGATTCAATAG